From one Aeropyrum camini SY1 = JCM 12091 genomic stretch:
- a CDS encoding HD domain-containing protein, which yields MSVQVTPTLVREKVRESEVLSEIYSLIEEDQEVQALLRMSNVMAVGRLLYNDHGPVHARIIAGSALEIFDRLLESGVTPSTLSEGTLESVDEAKAVVLLAAFLHDIGNSVHRDNHELIGAIMSERIIDRIVSRVFPDWSTRKKVFFKSEVMHAIYATAPNVRALTVEAGAVKVADATDMAEGRARIPYLKGKLDMHSLSAISIKQVLISKGSMRPVRIEVKMLSYAGFFQVERVLLPKIETSVIREYVEIAPYIIGKEGEEPLQLMFP from the coding sequence ATGTCTGTACAGGTCACACCCACCCTTGTCAGGGAGAAGGTTAGGGAGAGCGAGGTCCTCTCGGAGATTTACAGTCTCATCGAGGAAGACCAGGAGGTGCAGGCGCTACTCCGCATGTCCAACGTTATGGCCGTGGGTAGGCTGCTCTACAACGACCACGGGCCAGTACACGCCAGGATAATAGCTGGCTCAGCGCTGGAAATATTCGACAGGCTCCTGGAGAGCGGGGTGACCCCCTCAACACTTTCGGAGGGAACGCTGGAGAGTGTTGATGAAGCTAAGGCGGTGGTCCTGCTGGCGGCTTTCCTCCACGATATAGGAAACAGTGTTCACAGAGACAACCACGAGCTGATAGGGGCTATCATGTCGGAGAGGATTATAGACAGGATAGTATCTAGAGTGTTCCCCGACTGGAGCACTAGGAAAAAGGTGTTTTTCAAATCTGAGGTTATGCACGCTATATACGCCACGGCACCGAATGTGAGGGCCCTCACTGTCGAGGCGGGAGCTGTCAAGGTGGCCGATGCTACCGATATGGCCGAGGGGAGAGCTAGGATACCCTATCTGAAGGGCAAGCTGGATATGCATAGCTTGAGCGCGATTAGCATAAAGCAGGTACTAATTAGCAAGGGGTCGATGAGGCCCGTGAGGATAGAGGTCAAGATGCTGAGCTACGCCGGCTTTTTCCAGGTCGAGAGGGTCCTCCTCCCCAAGATAGAGACATCCGTGATAAGGGAGTACGTCGAGATCGCGCCATACATAATAGGTAAGGAGGGCGAAGAGCCCCTACAGCTCATGTTCCCCTAA
- the pth2 gene encoding peptidyl-tRNA hydrolase Pth2 → MSREEYKQAIVVRRDLGMGRGKAAAQAAHASCGAVFLIMESGRPEWRRWLESWRRQGQAKVVLRVDSLHELQEIYRRAVEEGLPASFVRDAGKTQLEPGTPTAVAVGPAPSRLVDRITGSLKLF, encoded by the coding sequence ATGAGCAGAGAGGAGTATAAGCAAGCTATAGTCGTGAGGAGGGACCTCGGCATGGGCAGGGGGAAGGCGGCGGCCCAGGCTGCCCACGCTTCCTGCGGGGCAGTGTTCCTCATCATGGAGAGCGGTAGGCCTGAGTGGAGGAGGTGGCTTGAATCGTGGAGGCGCCAGGGCCAGGCTAAGGTGGTTCTGAGGGTTGATAGCCTGCACGAGCTCCAGGAGATATACAGGAGGGCGGTGGAGGAGGGCCTCCCAGCCTCCTTCGTGAGGGATGCTGGGAAGACGCAGCTAGAGCCGGGCACCCCTACTGCTGTTGCCGTGGGCCCAGCCCCCTCTAGGCTGGTCGACAGGATAACCGGGAGCCTCAAGCTGTTTTAG
- a CDS encoding aspartate carbamoyltransferase regulatory subunit: protein MEGEGLLVRKIRSGVVIDHIPPGRAFTMLKALGLLPPRGYKWRIAVVINAESSKLGRKDILKIEGYKPRRRDLEVLGIIAPGATFNVIEDYRVVEKLRLKLPEVSQGVLRCPNPTCITRKEREKAVSKMVLVSHDPPAYRCVYCGTTVRGEEIHDLISP, encoded by the coding sequence TTGGAGGGCGAGGGCCTGCTGGTCAGGAAGATTAGGAGCGGGGTTGTTATAGACCATATACCCCCGGGGAGGGCGTTCACAATGCTTAAGGCCCTGGGCCTCCTCCCGCCAAGGGGGTATAAGTGGAGGATAGCGGTGGTCATTAACGCCGAGAGCTCCAAGCTGGGGAGGAAGGATATACTGAAGATCGAGGGCTACAAGCCGCGGCGGAGGGACCTGGAGGTCCTCGGCATAATAGCTCCGGGGGCGACTTTCAACGTGATAGAGGACTACAGGGTTGTGGAGAAGCTCAGGCTAAAGCTGCCTGAGGTTTCGCAGGGCGTGCTAAGATGTCCAAACCCCACCTGTATAACTAGGAAGGAGAGGGAGAAGGCTGTTTCCAAGATGGTGCTCGTCTCCCACGACCCGCCGGCATATAGGTGCGTCTACTGCGGGACCACGGTGAGGGGCGAGGAGATACACGACCTGATATCTCCATAG
- the cutA gene encoding divalent-cation tolerance protein CutA, with the protein MPRVKVVLVTAPKGDGERLAREIVEQRLAACVNVVRGIKSYYWWEGSINLDDEDLLIIKTSEEKLDTLIKTVREIHPYSVPEILALDVSKGNESYIEWVVKEVGGG; encoded by the coding sequence ATGCCTCGAGTGAAAGTCGTTTTGGTCACCGCTCCTAAAGGTGATGGGGAGAGGCTCGCGAGGGAGATTGTCGAGCAGAGGCTTGCCGCCTGCGTGAACGTGGTCCGGGGGATAAAGAGCTACTACTGGTGGGAGGGGTCTATAAATCTCGATGACGAGGATCTGCTTATTATAAAGACTAGTGAGGAGAAGCTGGATACACTCATAAAAACAGTCAGGGAGATCCACCCCTACAGCGTGCCCGAGATACTGGCGCTCGACGTATCCAAGGGTAACGAGAGCTACATAGAGTGGGTTGTAAAAGAGGTTGGAGGAGGCTAG
- the pyrB gene encoding aspartate carbamoyltransferase, protein MAGNPFKGRDVISITDFTRGDLELLFIEADNIESRAKSKPLEGKVVALAFFEPSTRTRLSFETAVKRLGGSTLLISGEEAISVAKGENLADTITMLDSYADAIVIRHRYEGAALYAAEVAEKPVINGGDGRQHHPTQAMLDLYTVYRLFGSVDGLTYGVLGDLRYGRAASSFILGLTLFKPRHIYLVSPPQLRARREVLEVLEELGIPYTEVEKLQDVLGELDVLYVTRIQKERIPDPREYESLKGSYRVTLDLLESSAKETLKVLHPLPRVDEIDFSVDNSKYQAYFLQARLGVKVRMALLSLVMGG, encoded by the coding sequence GTGGCTGGGAACCCTTTCAAGGGGCGGGACGTGATATCCATAACAGACTTCACCAGGGGAGACTTGGAGCTGCTCTTTATAGAGGCCGATAATATAGAGTCTAGAGCAAAGTCCAAACCTCTCGAGGGTAAGGTAGTTGCTCTAGCCTTCTTCGAGCCGAGCACCAGGACTAGGCTAAGCTTCGAGACTGCCGTGAAGAGGCTTGGAGGCTCTACACTCCTTATAAGCGGGGAGGAGGCGATAAGCGTTGCTAAGGGGGAGAACCTGGCCGACACAATAACAATGCTGGACTCGTACGCCGACGCCATAGTTATTAGGCATAGATACGAGGGCGCGGCCCTCTACGCTGCTGAGGTTGCGGAGAAGCCTGTCATAAACGGTGGAGACGGCCGTCAGCACCATCCTACGCAGGCGATGCTAGACCTCTACACAGTCTACAGGCTCTTCGGCTCCGTAGACGGCCTCACCTACGGCGTGCTAGGCGACCTACGCTATGGTAGGGCCGCCAGCAGCTTCATACTAGGCCTCACCCTCTTTAAGCCTAGGCACATATACCTCGTAAGCCCTCCCCAGCTCAGGGCTAGGAGGGAGGTCCTCGAGGTCCTGGAGGAGCTCGGCATCCCGTATACCGAGGTTGAGAAGCTGCAGGACGTGCTGGGGGAGCTGGATGTACTCTACGTGACGAGGATACAGAAGGAGAGGATACCAGACCCGAGGGAGTACGAGTCCCTCAAGGGCAGCTACAGGGTAACCCTAGATCTTCTAGAGTCTTCTGCTAAGGAGACGCTGAAGGTGCTACACCCGCTGCCCCGCGTTGACGAGATAGACTTCTCCGTCGACAACAGCAAATACCAGGCGTACTTCCTCCAGGCCAGGCTCGGCGTGAAAGTTAGGATGGCCCTCTTGAGCCTGGTTATGGGGGGGTAA